AATTTTGTGGGTTTCCTTTGGTCTGACATACTTTCAATGGATTGAATGTATAGTAGTAGCTAATGGCAGTTTTCATTTCAACTTTTCGAAGTACAATCTGTCAAGTCCAGGATTATAAGCATGAATATCTTAGAACCTAAACCACTGTCGTTTGTGTACCATGTCTTCTTTCTGACCAGAATGCGTTTCCTTCTTGTGAATTCCCTCTACTTGTATTGTGACTAATGATGTTATTGTTGCCGAATATTCTCTAACATTGTTTACATTTTTAGGATAGTATTATGTTGTTGATGCTGGATATCCAAACATGCCTGGTTTTCTTGCTCCATATTGGGGAGTTCGTTATCACTTACATGACTGTAGAAGAGGAAGCAATGGAAGGTTCACTGCAAAGGAGTTGTTTAATTTTGGGCATTCttcattaaggaatgcaatcgagCGAAGCTTTGGAGTTCTTAAATCTCGCTTTCCAATTTTGAGGGATCCTTCCTCATTTCCATACAACACCCAGGTACAAATATTAATAGCAACATGTGCAATTCACAATTTCATTAGGACAGAATCCAAGTCTGATGAACTGTTTGCATATtatgcaaatgaagaaaatgtcATAGATGTTGATACATCCCCGCCCGATGAACCAACGTTTAGTGGTATGTACGCACATCAACAAAGAAGAAGTGAAATGAATCACATGAGAGTAGAAATTGCGGATGCCATGTATAGGTTCCGATACCGAAACTAGCTAAGATCAAACTGCTGGTGTATTGAAGATCTATAATTAAATTTCTGTGTTGTGGTTTATAAAAAAAACACTAAAATGATAATGATAAACATGTGTACCAAACAacttctcattttaatcatttttcattttttgataATCAGTTATTCCAAAAAGTTGTTTGTTaaaatttatttcaaaaataattatgatataatcatttttcagtttatgattatctataatcataaatagataatcataatggttaccaaacaaggCCATTAAACATGATTTTTTTCATAATTCATTATGACGTGCGAAAATGAACAAATGTTTGGCCCCTAGATAATCTTAGCAAGAGCATTCTGGAGTTTCCATTATATTAAGTTGTGATTACTTATATTTTTTCGAAGAATGttatattaaaagagaaaaatagaaataCAAATGACAAAGCTAATCACTCTTTCATGAGAGTTTCCCAATTGCTCCAAATGAGGCTAGGAGGAACAAATTTAAAAGAATCTGAGTCGCAAGACCATAAGACAACAAGTTGCTTAACAAGATCAATATTCTCCGCAATACTTTTCTGGCGACCACCAAATACTCTCCCATTTCTCTCCTTCCATAATATCCAACAAATAGCATTGTGAATAATCTTCCAAACCTCCTTCCCTCTTCCTTTAAGCACATTGGTATTCCAAGCTTCAaacaattgtaacaaatttcttGGCATCGTCCATGATATATTAAAATCCTTGATAAAATAATCCCATATCGCAAAAGAATACGGACAATGGAGAAACATATGATCAGAATTTCTCTTTCATCATTGCAAAAAACACACAAATCAGTTTGAACGCTTATTCCGCGATGAACTAACATGTCTCTAGTAGGGAGAGAGTCATGAAAACTTGCCCAAAGAATGAAGCTTACCTTGTTTGGAATATAGCTCTTCCATAAATGAGAATCGAAATTACATGAAGGATAATTACCTGTCAAAATCTCGTAGCACTTCTTGGCACTAAAATTCTCCATAATACGCACTTCATCCTCAACTTCCCCTAACTCTGGAACGGGACAATCACGTCTAAGCAAGTCCCACTCTAACCTCTCATTTGCATTCAAAGCCCTCCTGAAATCACAATTCCATCTATTGTTCACAATCATATCAGCTATTGACGCATCTTTCGCCTTGGCAGCCTTAAAAATAACCGGAAATAAATATTGAAGTCTCCCTCTATCTAGTCATTTATCCTTCCAAGACCTTATCCCTTTTCCGTTCCCCACTGTAGACTGTGCCATTTGTAAGTTGATATTACTTATATTGATTTATATAAAAGAACGTATAGTTTGAAAGTTCAACCCCAGTAACAAAGAGTGGTAGCGTTGGTGTGATATTATGCAGTAACTAGAGTAGTCGAAATATACAACAAAGAGAAGAATACTAGCAAGCTTACTTTAGTAGTAGCATATGACCACAAGACCGAAAGTCGagcaactatatgaagttgataTGACTGTGTGTAGGATGGATAGGAACATTAAGCAACGCGTGCATATCAAATCCTTCCAACAAGTTTAATTTTTATGAGAATGATCCTCCCTCAACGTCCTCGGCCAACATATAAGCTCACCATTTTACTTGATATAATTTTTGTGAGAGCGAAAGAAATTAAGGATTCTGAGGTTGTTCTCGTCCGTGTGTGTTATTTTTTTCATGAACGATCCAAAATCCTACTCTTGCCTATATTTTAACACGTAATCTAAGTTTTGTTCAAGGGTTTCGGCTGTGGCCAAAAATTGGACGTGCTTTAGAGACCCAAAGTCGACCGTTGTGGCCCCAAATATTTCCACTTGACCCAACTTACCTgtctcttattaaaaaaaaatcactttGTCTCTTTAAATTAGCCTAGCTAGCTATCAAAAATTTGCTTAGTGATCCAAAACCCGACTTTTGGACGAAATCTCGACGCGTAACTTGAATTTTGTGCCAGTGTTCACATTGTGATCTAATTAATCTAAATATTTACAGTGAGTGAATATCAGACATGCGACAGAAAACATGTTTTAGTGACCTCCTCATTCACAAAAGCATTGAATAAATACTCAGCCGCCTGGGAACCATCACAAACAAAATTTATCATGTACCCTTGACCAGATTTCTGCCACCGTTACCAAAAACGTACTTCACTGGTAACGGTGAAGTACACCCTGTGCCCCATGACATGAGCAGTTTAACCAGTTGGATTTTATTTTTAATGTTCTCAAGTTGAAGGCCGTAATTAGCTGCAGCATATATAATACACACTGAAATCTTGAATGGGCACTTTAGGCAGCTGCAATtagcatttttcttcttaaccgaGTTAATTAATTACATCCAACCTACGGTGTAGATCTGAACACATCTGATG
This portion of the Papaver somniferum cultivar HN1 chromosome 11, ASM357369v1, whole genome shotgun sequence genome encodes:
- the LOC113325131 gene encoding uncharacterized protein LOC113325131, with product MPGFLAPYWGVRYHLHDCRRGSNGRFTAKELFNFGHSSLRNAIERSFGVLKSRFPILRDPSSFPYNTQVQILIATCAIHNFIRTESKSDELFAYYANEENVIDVDTSPPDEPTFSGMYAHQQRRSEMNHMRVEIADAMYRFRYRN